aaaaaagaagaagagatgaagatCGTAAATATAGAAAATCACCATTATTGCAAAATAATAACaagtattaatattatataatgaatttgttatatttgttgttattttgataaattgataattaGGTGTCTTTTATGATATGTGAAATTCatgttttgaatttgaatttgtttaAAACATTTGAGTGTTAGATTGTTGAATTTTGAGAATaatttgaccaaaaaaaatatataactaaagTCTAGGTAAAAGTTCGTTCATCTAAATTTCATGCGAAAATATCTAAAGTTATTTAGCCAAATAATATTTGATCCCAATGCAAAAGTGTCTGAAGTTTAAACCTATCAATATTAACTTCaagtcaaaaatatttaaattataactTTTCAAGGCCACAACTTCatacaaaaatatttgaagttggTCATCTAAAAGACTTACATATCGTCATATGTTCTCAATATATTCCCCCATGTCATCCCCCCTCTTCAAGGCTTTGACCTATAATTATAACTCATTTCCGTTTACTTGTGCAATTTCAGTATTTTCAACAAGATTCTCTTAATTAGTTAATCTAGCCAGTATCTTTTTAATTAGCTTGAcccttttaattttctttaatattaagaTCAAACATTTTTATTGAAGATCTAATgtcattaaaatttgaaattaggctttaatatcatgatttcatataaaatgtttgaaattaattttgacaaatcatatcaaaattttaagtaaaaatatttgatatttgatCTTTATAAAGTCATACTTGAAATATAAATAGCTGAAATAGACTTAGATTTTACAACTTCggatataaatataatataaatatatgaagTTATGCAACAAGTAGCGAactaaaaaaaaacacaaatatatatatatctctctctctatatatatatatatatataaagtaagaTCATAGACAAGGTGATGTGACACCTCTCTATGGCctccattcatatttatttttttctccttttttgccttttttctctcatttctttcaattattttattttataaaatcatctcCTTAATACATGAATTCTACTCTTAATTAATATTAGTAATGTCCATAACTCCTAGAGTTTCATATTCATAATCCTCAAATAATTTAATAGACAAATTGATGACGCTTTAAAATCACTCTTATAAAAACTATTTTGAAACTTATatgatgattattttattttcatttcttctAATGATTCATCTTTTGTCTTTTTGGttggtcatttttttatttgattttgcaAGAGAGAGATCTATAATGAAGATTGTTAAATCAaacatgcataatttaatttcatgagGTAAAGTGACTTGATATGTCTAATATAATTATCCCTTTTTTCTCTATGAGATCTATAATAAAGATTGTTAGATCATAACATGCATAGTTCAATCTCATGAGGTAAAGTGATTTGATATGTCTAATATAATTACCTTTTTTCCTATTGCAATTATAcatttagtattattattttcgtaaCTTTAAATTCTTATTGAAATTATAGTATGTaatgccaaaaaaaaaatcttcatttGCAGGCTTTAATTTAAAAGGACAAACAATAATTTCAcatcaaattttttttattagtgatttgattgaatattatttaatttgataatgTTGGAGTGACTTCATTATATATGAcgaatatataaatttaattttcaatgaGAAAAGGGAatcaaaatgataaagaaataagaaacaaagtcatatataaaattgaacTACTATTGTATTAACAAAATTGCATATATTTCTCGTGttttatatatgttattatcaTATGTTGAGGACTTTGACATAATTTTAGAGAGCGGAACATGGTGATGGATCTACTTGCAAAAGAAGGCCTAGAAGAAAACTTtttcaagtataattaaaaattattttggctAGAAATTTTTTTACTTTGGCTTGTAATAGTAATTTCACTACACTTATTATATTATGAATGTAATAGTGTaggttatttttttttctgtatGTCTTAACTACGtaattatgaaaatttatgtctatgtattatttaattataatttttgaatagtcACGTAGCACATCTCTTATGCAGACAAATCGTTTACCTTTTTTTTCGCTTTATTTAATTTCTTCCCttatttttatgttcttttatttatttttacaaatgAAATCAATACATAATGATTAATGTATTTGATGTCTAATTATATTATACATTTAGATTGTCAGTAACTCATATCTCTTTATCTTCTTTGTAACTTCTACTcttaaatattattcataattccttttttttcattttcataaattttaagaatatttatttaatgtgtaaaaaaatatagtaaGCACGTGTAATAATAAAGTCACAGTGTAAAAGTTCAAAAGTCTTTTTCTTAAGAAATCAGTGTTTGAATGAAGGATCGTACTCctacaaaaaataaagaaacttaaaataaaaaataatattttcaacttAATACAGtagattattatttaaaaatataacctctaattatttcatttacttcaccacttatatatatatattattttattatgtacATATGAAAGGTTtgtactttaaaaaaaattatattttacatattgaAGAAAAATGAATGAACTATCATATCCAGGATGAAGACAAAGATCTATATTGTATTCTTTAACACTAacctaaatataaatattacataatactttatttaaaataagaaaCTATCAATatatagaatttatatatataaacaatataatatagtaatatattattttttcttctaacCGCGCGAATCGCAAATAATTTcactaatataaaataaatgagCTCCAAAAATAGGTATGTATTCACTTCACCTTCTCAAATTGTGTCCATTTATAGATGTCACTTAATGCAAAATTGACGCAGGATACAATTTGGAGCTAATGTAACGTGACATAAATCATAGTCACCAACCATTTCTACATAAATTCTCTTCAAATTTCCAGCCATTAGTAGTTGCATTTTCTTTATGTGATACACATacaaagataaaattttaaaaagaagcaACTATTCAATTattcaaatacttataataaCATCTGatgtttatattttatttgactattataaataaaaaatttacccTAAAAGTTATTAAGAatgattttgaattattatatatcatctcatattatTAGGAGAAATATTATATATGCATTAGATTCTGCATAAAGAATATCATGTTTTATAATTAGTTAAGACTATGTATAAAATTAAGATTGTAGTTGGTTAACAATTTAGAAATGTGTATAAATAATATTCCAATCTCcctaagaaaaatatttaagaaaaactACTTTTCGCTATTATCCTTTTGATTATTTCCAAactattttattagaaaatgcAAAGTAGTTAAGAATATCTTTAAATGAATgataaataatagaaaaaaacctcaataattttcttaaactttgaaTAATTCACTTAATAAGAACTAGAAAGAgtacatgtataagttatgaggAAATTTATGtacaactttatgcaagatataagatggaataagtaacacattaataactaaaattagcATAACCAATTTCTACATtaagcataatacataaacatgttTTTAACTTAGCCTCATCAGAAATCTATGCCCTCGAACTTTGGATGTGTACAAATAGAAACTTAAACTTATATAAGGTTGAACaaatagatacatgtattttatttgaCATCCTACATAACAATTTGCGTCCTGCACAACATCTTACTTGGCGTCTTATGTATACAATACCACGTCTTATATCTACCTATTCAATTATATATAAGTTTAAGTATACATAAATGCcagataaattaaaattaaataatatatttatgccagataaggtctgcgtacaatctaccctccccagaccccacgttgtgggatttcactgggttgttgttgttgttgttgttgttgttgtaatatatttatgtattatacctgaaataatacataaataattttataactAATTTATATATTGGTAATATATGCGTAACACTGACTGTAAAACCGCAAAAAAGTTATAACATTCATATGACACGTGCCAGTTGTCACCGACACCCCCTCACCTCCATTTTCCCCTAAATTCACACTCCCCACACTCACAAGCAACTAAACCCCCAAAACTCGTTTCAGAAGGGGGGAAAAATGGCGATTTCAGATAAAGTAACAGCGAATTTAACGACTTTATACCTAGCAATTATTGGTACAATGAAAGCTTACGGCTTAATTACCGGTCGAAACTTCACCGGTTGTTCCGTTCTCATTCTTTCTACGGCTGCCGTTGTTGCGGTGTTGATTGCGAGTTTAACATGGGATATATCCATCAAAGCTAGAAATATTAGGGTTCGTGATAATCCTGATCGGGTTAATAATtatcagcagcagcagcagcataCTAGTCATGAATTTTGTCGAGGTGGTATATGCTGGCACGGCGTCGCTGTTAGTTCTCCGGCGTCTCAATTCCGGTTCCGACTTCCTCAGAATCatatttaattatgattttcagAATTTAGACATGTGAGTTTTTCGATTAAGAACTGTTGTTTCTGAAATATATGTAAATACATATTTGatctttttttgtatatacttaattttcatattttggtCGGtaattatagttttgatttgCTTTACATACTGCGTTCGTTCCGTGTTTTCGTACTTTTCGAGGGATTAACAGCGGCGGAGTAGGATCTTTAGGGCGTTTAATAGGATAACATGTTATTTCGAGATTAATATTGTTATCGCATTTTTAAATATggataaaaaataatagtataacAGTTGGGATAATTAATTTAGCAATTTCATTTGGACCAGAAGTTTCATTGCAGAATCGAATTTTGAAAGTTTAACATTTGTTATCTACTTTATATTTAGTAAACGGCTGCTCCTAATGAATtatttactatatatatgaaTGACTTGGATGTCTTGATTAATCTATGGTGATAAATTTTATAATGTTAGCCTCGAGAGTGGAGATTTAATTTTTATACGTGATTTTTCTAAAAGCTAATATGTTAAATATTAAACAAATTTATAACATATTTtgtcaaaaacatatttttgtttACTACGTAGCGTATTGAAGTTTAATTTATCggatgaaattttaaaaattcaacatttaataactaattttaattattaattatcaaattactaaaatcgaattttaaaaatatcgaATACTTCCCCCCACCCTAGCGAGGGGGGTATCAATTTGTACAAGATAGCTCCGCCACTAGTGCTGCTCAAAGTTGTGATGTCTTTGTAAGCCATGATTAACTACTTGCCCTTTGTTAACTAAATTATGAATTTGTCAATGAATCAAAACTACAAAACTAGGATCTTTCTGAATCTCATGTAAATATAGGTTCATTTTGGCAAATGAAACGCTATAGATTCTGTTGTGTCTTTAAATTGATCAAATTTAAAACTTGTTAAAAATGTCTTCGACTTGGAAATTTGAACTCTTTCTAATAAGTTAAGCGCATTTTTTAATTCAGTAGATGAATGGAGGAATAAATTTGATTCAATAGGTGAAAGAAAgacattttaaaatcatttttaatacaaaatatCTTTTCAGAACCTTTCCCGGttctaaaatcaataacatgaAGATGGAGTAATGGAGTATGGATTTGGTGGGGGTCAAGACTGATGTTCATTGTGTATTTAAAGGTCCCTTTGAGCTATAAAAGAGTACtgtcttttatttaattaatgtcaAACTTTAATTATAAGATGATTGGAAGGGTCACTAATTGGACATCAAACTTCTTATCTTGGTCCCAGGGAGGCTCTATTATCTCATGCAGGAGGCTCTACTAAAGCTCGACTAATTTTTTAGATATTCATTGCAGATACACAAGATTTATgattaaagataaaaaaaatacttattacTTTATCATGAATCCTTATTAGTAAAAACACACTAATCTACTATGTCTACAAGCTAGAGCACAAGGCATCTTATTATGGAGGGCTTTTTAAGACATTAATCGGTATTATCTCTTTTTCTCTTAAAAAAAAGTCTTTTAATCAATGAATTTGACTTTACAGAGTCACTTTTGCTAAAACTCGACTAATATTTTGGAAATTTGCTTCAGATTCGTGAGATTATggttaatattaaaaaattaccgATCGCTTTATCATAAATTCTTATGCGTGAAAACACACTATTGTACTATGTTTTCAAACTAAAGCACAAGTCATCTTTATGGAGAGCTTTCCAAGTCATTAAGCACCTAACagtcaattttagaaaagaagaaaaaatgattaattCCTTGTCAATTGATTTTCACTATAGGTAACCACCACTAAGTGCCAAAAAGTCAGCATCGCATTGTTAAATGCATATGGTAGTCCAAACATCAAACACCATTTACAAATATCAACATCAACTGTATTGAAATGATTAAAAT
This Solanum dulcamara chromosome 1, daSolDulc1.2, whole genome shotgun sequence DNA region includes the following protein-coding sequences:
- the LOC129889898 gene encoding uncharacterized protein LOC129889898: MAISDKVTANLTTLYLAIIGTMKAYGLITGRNFTGCSVLILSTAAVVAVLIASLTWDISIKARNIRVRDNPDRVNNYQQQQQHTSHEFCRGGICWHGVAVSSPASQFRFRLPQNHI